One genomic region from Quercus robur chromosome 4, dhQueRobu3.1, whole genome shotgun sequence encodes:
- the LOC126720342 gene encoding exopolygalacturonase-like has protein sequence MEKNFSIATVSLLLLLTSTNGGQVFDVKSYGAQTNGDITQALTQAWKAACAVAGSKVVISTGTYKLGLVTLLGPCKGAIEFNLRGTLQAPSDIESFKGKDGWVVFERIDSLTVSGSGVFDGHGQMAWQKNNCAKKYNCDILPINIRFNFITNSIVHDITSKDSKFFHINLLECKNLQFQHVTITAPGDSPNTDGIHIGRSSQINITNANIGTGDDCISIGDGTQDITIKQVTCGPGHGISIGSLGRYENEQPVSGIRVIGATLSNTENGVRIKTWPASPSGTASDIHFENVIMDNVGNPVLIDQNYCPNNQCSNESPSNVKINNVSFKNITGTSTTLEAVKLVCSKSVPCQQVVVADIDLTYKGSGSATSTCVNVRPAVSGKQNPSACTKKI, from the exons ATGGAAAAGAATTTTAGCATTGCAACAGTTTCCTTGCTATTGCTGTTGACATCCACCAATGGTGGGCAGGTCTTTGACGTTAAATCATATGGAGCACAGACTAACGGCGATATCACTCAG GCTTTGACACAAGCTTGGAAAGCTGCGTGTGCAGTAGCAGGaagtaaagttgtgatttcaaCAGGGACTTACAAACTAGGTTTAGTGACTTTGTTGGGTCCATGCAAAGGTGCTATTGAGTTTAACCTTCGGGGCACTCTACAAGCCCCATCAGACATTGAATCCTTCAAAGGGAAAGATGGTTGGGTCGTTTTTGAAAGGATTGACAGTCTTACTGTGTCAGGCAGTGGAGTTTTTGATGGCCATGGACAAATGgcatggcaaaaaaataattgtgcGAAAAAGTACAATTGCGACATACTTCCTATT AATATAAGGTTCAACTTCATCACTAATTCAATAGTCCATGACATTACATCGAAGGATAGCAAATTTTTCCATATCAACCTTTTGGAATGCAAGAACTTGCAATTCCAACATGTTACCATAACTGCACCTGGAGATAGCCCCAACACTGATGGAATCCACATAGGACGGTCATCTCAGATCAACATTACCAATGCCAATATTGGAACAGGTGATGATTGCATCTCCATTGGTGATGGAACCCAAGATATTACTATTAAGCAAGTAACTTGTGGACCTGGCCATGGTATTAGCATTGGAAGTCTTGGAAGGTACGAAAACGAACAACCTGTTTCAGGAATCAGAGTTATTGGTGCCACTCTTAGCAATACAGAAAATGGTGTTAGAATCAAAACATGGCCTGCTTCCCCTTCTGGGACTGCTTCTGATATACATTTCGAGAATGTTATCATGGACAATGTTGGCAATCCTGTCCTCATTGATCAAAACTACTGCCCAAACAATCAATGCTCAAATGAG tcTCCCTCTAATGTTAAGATCAACAATGTTAGCTTCAAGAACATTACAGGAACTTCTACAACATTGGAAGCTGTGAAGCTTGTTTGTAGTAAGAGTGTACCGTGCCAACAAGTGGTGGTTGCTGACATTGATCTCACATACAAGGGAAGTGGATCTGCTACTTCCACTTGTGTTAATGTCCGACCTGCGGTTTCAGGCAAGCAAAACCCTTCTGCTTgtaccaaaaaaatttag